A genomic region of Cannabis sativa cultivar Pink pepper isolate KNU-18-1 chromosome 1, ASM2916894v1, whole genome shotgun sequence contains the following coding sequences:
- the LOC115705627 gene encoding hydroquinone glucosyltransferase, whose amino-acid sequence MDPPQAHIAILPSPGLGHLNPLVDFARRLVTDHNFSVTFLIPTDVPPTQTEKSILESLPSDSVDHIYLPPVNMDDLPKDTKFVTFLTLAVTRSLPSLRTILKSLVSRFSRVTLLVDLFGTEAFHAAREFNVAPYIFYTSTAMDLSLFLHMPHLDETVSGEYRHLTEPVRLPGCVPIPGTELFDPLQDRTNDAYKLVLGNAKRFREAEGIILNSFKELEPGAIEALLRNPEPPIYPVGPMVNMSPRKNDAESSSLCLAWLEKQPRGSVLFVSFGSGGTHSLEQIKEIALGLEMSGQRFLWVVRKPFQVKKEDGTTYFDRNEKPSFDFLPDGFLDRTKEVGMVMHPWAPQAQILAHPSTAGFMSHCGWNSSLESVVNGVPVVAWPLYAEQKMNAIVLSEEMKVALRPKARENGFVEKEEIAKVVKSLIKGEEGKELRNRIGKLKEAAAKTLSPHGASTKAFLEVVAKWKNQ is encoded by the coding sequence ATGGATCCACCTCAGGCTCACATAGCGATTCTTCCATCTCCAGGGCTTGGTCATCTAAACCCGCTTGTAGATTTCGCTAGACGACTGGTCACCGACCACAACTTCTCCGTCACGTTTCTCATCCCAACAGACGTACCGCCCACTCAGACCGAGAAATCCATACTCGAGTCCCTTCCTTCCGACTCCGTCGACCACATCTACTTGCCACCTGTCAACATGGACGATCTCCCAAAAGACACCAAGTTCGTCACCTTCCTAACCCTCGCCGTCACTCGCTCACTCCCCTCCCTTCGCACCATTTTAAAGTCTTTGGTCTCTCGTTTCAGCCGCGTCACACTCCTCGTCGACCTGTTCGGCACTGAAGCCTTCCACGCCGCACGAGAGTTCAACGTGGCACCCTACATCTTCTACACTTCCACCGCAATGGACTTGTCTTTGTTTCTCCACATGCCTCACCTCGACGAAACGGTGTCGGGTGAGTACCGACATCTGACCGAGCCGGTCAGGCTTCCCGGCTGTGTTCCGATTCCGGGCACGGAGCTTTTCGATCCACTCCAGGATCGAACCAACGACGCTTACAAGCTCGTTCTCGGTAACGCCAAAAGATTCCGTGAAGCTGAGGGAATCATTCTTAACTCGTTTAAGGAGTTGGAGCCCGGAGCCATCGAGGCTCTTCTACGAAACCCCGAGCCGCCGATTTATCCAGTTGGGCCGATGGTGAATATGAGCCCAAGAAAGAATGATGCGGAGTCGTCGAGTTTATGCTTGGCATGGTTAGAGAAGCAGCCACGTGGCAGCGTGTTGTTCGTTTCGTTTGGCAGCGGTGGGACCCACTCGTTGGAGCAGATTAAAGAGATTGCTCTTGGGTTGGAAATGAGTGGGCAAAGATTCTTATGGGTTGTGAGGAAGCCGTTCCAGGTCAAGAAAGAAGACGGTACCACTTACTTTGACCGAAACGAAAAGCCGTCGTTTGATTTCTTGCCTGATGGTTTTTTGGATAGGACGAAAGAGGTTGGGATGGTTATGCACCCTTGGGCCCCTCAGGCCCAAATCTTGGCCCACCCTTCGACAGCTGGTTTCATGAGCCATTGCGGTTGGAACTCGTCGCTGGAGAGCGTGGTGAATGGGGTGCCAGTCGTTGCTTGGCCACTGTATGCTGAGCAGAAAATGAATGCTATTGTTTTGAGTGAAGAGATGAAAGTGGCGCTTAGACCTAAGGCTAGGGAAAACGGTTTCGTTGAGAAGGAGGAGATTGCCAAAGTGGTGAAATCTCTTATAAAGGGTGAAGAAGGGAAAGAGCTCAGAAATCGAATTGGGAAACTGAAAGAAGCTGCGGCAAAGACTTTGAGCCCTCATGGTGCTTCTACTAAAGCATTTTTGGAGGTTGTTGCCAAATGGAAGAACCAGTAA